A DNA window from Arachis duranensis cultivar V14167 chromosome 3, aradu.V14167.gnm2.J7QH, whole genome shotgun sequence contains the following coding sequences:
- the LOC107479241 gene encoding uncharacterized protein LOC107479241 isoform X2, translating into MASRALSLPTSHIPCQRFIHNSKVLVCFPSRAIDGSGRKFCYSIHSMGSSASSQSQQADNTSFESGADTVDYRDEEWKKRLTSEQFYITRQKGTERAFTGEYWNTKTEGTYHCICCDTPLFESSTKFNSGTGWPSYYQPIGNNVKSKLDLSIIFMPRQEVLCAVCDAHLGHVFDDGPPPTGKRYCINSAALRLKPRQ; encoded by the exons ATGGCTTCTCGTGCTTTGAGTTTACCAACATCTCATATTCCTTGCCAGAGGTTTATTCATAATTCTAAGGTCTTGGTATGTTTTCCTTCACGTGCTATTGACGGTTCCGGAAGGAAATTTTGTTATTCAATCCATTCAATGGGTTCCTCTGCTTCTTCCCAATCCCAGCAAGCAGACAACACTTCCTTTGAATCAG GTGCCGACACTGTTGATTATAGGGATGAAGAGTGGAAGAAGCGCCTAACAAGTGAACAATTCTACATTACCCGTCAAAAGGGGACTGAGAGAGCTTTCACTGG GGAGTATTGGAATACCAAAACCGAGGGGACTTACCATTGCATATGTTGTGACACCCCTCTATTTGA ATCATCTACTAAGTTTAATAGTGGAACTGGATGGCCATCGTATTACCAGCCAATTGGGAACAATGTGAAGTCAAAATTAGATTTGTCCATTATATTCATGCCGCGCCAGGAAGTTCTTTGTGCTGTCTGTGATGCTCATCTTGGACATGTGTTTGATGATGGTCCTCCACCCACTGGAAAGCGTTATTGTATCAACAG
- the LOC107479241 gene encoding uncharacterized protein LOC107479241 isoform X1: protein MASRALSLPTSHIPCQRFIHNSKVLVCFPSRAIDGSGRKFCYSIHSMGSSASSQSQQADNTSFESGADTVDYRDEEWKKRLTSEQFYITRQKGTERAFTGEYWNTKTEGTYHCICCDTPLFESSTKFNSGTGWPSYYQPIGNNVKSKLDLSIIFMPRQEVLCAVCDAHLGHVFDDGPPPTGKRYCINREGHICPEKLCLVLCFFQCCP from the exons ATGGCTTCTCGTGCTTTGAGTTTACCAACATCTCATATTCCTTGCCAGAGGTTTATTCATAATTCTAAGGTCTTGGTATGTTTTCCTTCACGTGCTATTGACGGTTCCGGAAGGAAATTTTGTTATTCAATCCATTCAATGGGTTCCTCTGCTTCTTCCCAATCCCAGCAAGCAGACAACACTTCCTTTGAATCAG GTGCCGACACTGTTGATTATAGGGATGAAGAGTGGAAGAAGCGCCTAACAAGTGAACAATTCTACATTACCCGTCAAAAGGGGACTGAGAGAGCTTTCACTGG GGAGTATTGGAATACCAAAACCGAGGGGACTTACCATTGCATATGTTGTGACACCCCTCTATTTGA ATCATCTACTAAGTTTAATAGTGGAACTGGATGGCCATCGTATTACCAGCCAATTGGGAACAATGTGAAGTCAAAATTAGATTTGTCCATTATATTCATGCCGCGCCAGGAAGTTCTTTGTGCTGTCTGTGATGCTCATCTTGGACATGTGTTTGATGATGGTCCTCCACCCACTGGAAAGCGTTATTGTATCAACAG